The Elusimicrobiota bacterium DNA window CATTCTGATTCATAAAATTCTCGTTTATATTGTTCATCAATACGCATAAGTAAACGATACTGCGACCACGATAAAGGGAATAACTCACTGAATAATTCTATAGGCACTGTCTGAAATTTTACAGTTGATAATCTGGCAGGTATCAATTTGATACACGATGTGCGTCGTTTTTCTGTTTCTTTAGATTTTTCTAATTCGCTACACAGCGTGTAGCGTTTTTTAATATCTCTATAAATAAGGTAAAATTGACGAACTGCTCTTAAATGAGGTTCACCACATCCTTTTCCAATCTGTTTTGTCAAATCGTCAGATATTTTCTTTAGT harbors:
- a CDS encoding DUF1016 N-terminal domain-containing protein; translation: LKKISDDLTKQIGKGCGEPHLRAVRQFYLIYRDIKKRYTLCSELEKSKETEKRRTSCIKLIPARLSTVKFQTVPIELFSELFPLSWSQYRLLMRIDEQYKREFYESECIRGNWSVRQLDRQIQSMLYERTALSKRKLAVIAKAHKKPINRTDESLPELFKRQRKIP